The window ATACAAGTGATACACCTCATTTAGTGTTATCATTTACATACAGATATGCATCACAAATAATTGCTTGACCAAAGTCAGAACAAcagaagattatatatatatatatattcattagatAAATGCAAACATACAGAAAACTTCATAAACCAATAAGGAAAAACAAGGGGCCAACTAACTTATTTTGTATACACGTGGGAAACATCCACTGATTGATATATTTTCCACAGGTTACTTGATTGACAAATGACAATTGGTTCTTTCACCCTCTTTTGTGATTTTGCATCAtcttaaattacaaatatttcacATTGAATTTAACAGACATAtactaattctaatttttgtatCAGTAAGGTAAAAATTGCCATTTAGTTTACCACCAAAAAATATGACATGTATCTCAACCACGTGCACAACTAAGCAATGATGATTCTTTATGAAAGACATATTAGCAATGGATTAATGGATCCTTTCTGACTGACCactatgatgatgatgatgatgcagctCGATCTGCTTCTATCATGGACTTGATGTAATATTCACCAGCCTTGTATGATGACCTGACCATTGGTCCAGATGCCACATAGCGGAATCCCTGAAAGAATTCGAGCAAGATCAAACACAGCAGCAGCCACTAAGAGTACATTTTTGTGGATTAAAAACTTAATGAATAACTAAATATACCAAAGTATTATAATGCTTTGTAAATGGGTCCAGCTTGAGAGTAATATGTAGTATATTCATCAATACAAGTTTACAACCAAAGTCTCGAACAATAATATAGCAAACGATGTCTTATTCTTACCTCAGAAATTATAATGCATGACAGGTTTCTTCCTAACATCGATATGAACCAACATCCAAATGATTGGATTAAATGAATCAAGATGAGATAACTAACACTTATAAACGAGAAGTTGCTAAGTGCCAATACTTAATATAAGGAAGTCAAATTGGTCTGTATGTACTCAGAAGCTCTTTTTCCAGAAAGTGGCTGTGGCGTCATAACAAATATTAATCACTAAGAGCCTATTATTATTTAGCATGAGAATAGATATACTCCTTTGACCCCTATGCAATAATTAACACATATCACATTCACTACTACAACTTAAATTGATACAAGGAAAGACATGTTACACACTTAACTAGGAAAAAAAAGGACAAAAACATATATGTGCATGCAGACCACTGCTATAGCTCAGAACAGGGAAATGTAACATATAACCGGAACTGTACAAACAATAACACAAAGGAAATTTAATTAGAAGTCAAGAACAACCAACTGATACCCAGAAAACTTGGACTAGGAAAAATGCTATTGTTATCAACCATATTGGTGCAGCCAACAAAAATCAAAGGACCAAATTATGCTGAGTAATATTTATAGTTCAACTACAATAGTTTCAACCCATAACCGGTAAGAACAATTAGATTGGCAAAACGTCAAACATAACATTGTCAATCTACCATCTGTCTCTAAATGAGTAAATTTGTCAATAagcatataaataaaaaatgaatggaTATTCTTCAGTGAAGGGGAGAGAAAATGTATGACGAATGAAGTAATGAACTTATGATAAACATATGTCATAGACTCATACTGCcctttatttttgttaaacatTGGAACATCTTCCAATAGTTGGATATATTCTAGTACATTAACTGGGAGAGTAAAATCTAAACATCTATTCATATCTATCAACtcatttcaaacaaaattaattaattaatgaatGAGAACGGAAACTGCTCACAAAATATAGTAATCAAAACggtaaaagataatataatgaGGGGAGATAGAAGTAAAAAGAGCATTACACATAATATAACCCCCAATTGACAATACACACAGAAAGACAGAGACAGGTCAAACAGGTAAAAGGAATAGCATGATAAACAAATGAAATAGATGATAATATATACACAGGTACAGCGTACAGTCCTTAGATATCTTTTTTTGCACCATCCTATGACAAATGTGGCTTCCCACCACCTAAATATTGCCGGGAAGCCGAAGGTCAACTGCATATTTGCACTTTGGCtaagaattatatttttccTTCATATTAATTTTGGAAACTCTCTATAATAGAATAAAGTTAAgctttgtatttttattttctatactagtatatatttatttaggtATTAcagtatacatgtatatataaactCCATTACACTAAGTTACCCGGACACGGGTATGGGTAACGGACACGGGTACAGATCCAAGAGTCAGATTCGTAGTTTTAGGATAATTAGGATTCGTGGACATGGATCCGGAATTAGACTCGGGGTACGGGGACTTGGCACTTAAGCTCCACGCAAGTAAAACTTTATATAGCCTGATTTATGGTACATTCATAAAAATAGTGTCTACTGCACATAAATCACATACGCTGAAaattgaagcataaaatcaatagAACATAGAAACAAGTCATTCATGGATCTTGATCTCTATAAACAAGTTGAAACAAGACCTAAGTTTTCATTTTGACCGGGGATGTTACAAGGTGAGGTGTCCGGTTGTAATAAGAAGGATCCGACATCCCATacccacacccatgtcatgtccGGTGGACACGGGTATAGGCACAAAAAtggagagtccgggtaacatagccaTACATGATAAACAAAACTCAGATGGCACTTGGCAGAGTAAgggaaaaacaaaacaaaaatagcATGGAAGAGGAGAGAGCATTTGAAAGAGGGAAACAAGTAAAAAGTTTGAAGACAAAAAAAATCTTGGACAAACCATTTCCATGCCAAGAATCCGATACTTCTCGAAAGCCTCGGGAGTTATATATTCAGATACAGGCATGTGGCGCTTGGATGGTCTCATGTACTGACCGAACGTAATCACATCAACACCTGCTTCCCTCACCTTCCCCATGGTTCTCACTACTTGTTCTGGTGTTTCACCACATCCCAACATCACTGATGTTTTAGTCAGAGTACCAGCAGGAGCATATTCTTTGGCTTTCATTAGGACATCAATAGATTGCTTAAAATTAGCACGGTGGTCTCGGACTGCACTTTGTAGCTCTTCAACTGTTTCAATATTATGAGCTAAGACTTCTAATCCGGATTTTGCAACTTTCTCTACACAGATTGGGTCTCCACGAAAATCAGGAACTGCACAATTTTAATAGATCAGTTATTTTctataagaaattttttaaattgaacTATCCATTTTTCAACTAAACCTCAAGTACATCAACTCTTTATTTACTTAATTTTGCCAAGCCTGTTGCCCCTTCCATAATTGAAAATTCTAATTAATGTGACTGACAGTTTTTACTTCCAAGCTGCAGCATTTTACTCGAGACAGATATTACAAAGTAGAAAGTACCGAGCGATAATTCTTACCCAAAGCTTCAATCAACATGTTGGGTTttaatgcctttaacttctGAACTGTCTCAGCAAAATGACCACTTCCTTGATCGGGTAGATCGTCACGATCCACACTAGTAATAACCACATAATCCAGACCCCATGATGCAATTGCCTCGGCCACATTCGAAGGTTCATTTGGATCCGGAGGTGGTGGCGTTCGTGATGTCTTCACATTGCAGAACCTACAGGTCAGAATAAATGTACTTAAATGGTAATTCTACTTCATTATATTGTACAAGAAAGTACGAATGAATCCCCCTATGCATAGGAGATGCAGTCCTTTCTGTAAAAATAATACAGGTcaaacaaaaatcttaaaaaactgTAGACGAGAAACTTGATCGACTGCAAACCCAAAAAATAGGTTAGCAAGAATCTAACCATGCTTAAAAAAACAACTAATCAGATAGATTATTGCTCATCATCGGGTTTTTTTGTCAGGAGATTATTGCTCATCTTTGTATGTTTGATTATCTGATGCAGGATTATGGCTTAGAGCTCAGAGCCTCAGAGTGGTTAACTAGCTAAATTTTTggcgaaaataaaatttaagagcctaaattttaaaatcaaatagaCTCCGGCTCCATAATAAGACTCCATAAATATTGTAACAATAGCTAAGATATGTGATTTTACAGGACAAAACCTGATAAAGTGTTAAAGAAACATCACAAAAGGTGCTTAAAGCAAATATCAAGGTAAAAGAAACTCAAAAAATTTGCGTCACAGACCCACCATGCCATCATGGTGAAGCTTTGTGGCCAAGAGTCTTGGTATAACACAGTGTAAGGTGAAACTTTGTACGCTTGCCAAGGAAGCTCACATTCAGGAAAACCAGGCGAAGCTTGCTACACATTGTAAACTAGAAGAGCCAACATCTGTAAAGGCCATTTGCACTCAGGCTCAGGCCTCGATTTGGTACAAAGTAGGGGTTCGTTCATAAACATTAATCATTGATTCAACATTAAACTTATTCAAACTTACCAAACATTAAACACCGCATCATTCATAGAATTAAACCGAAATGAAACACTAACAAGTAACATCCAAACTGCCTCAAAATAAACAAGTAAAATCATAATTCAAAAACGACATTatcaaaaaaacacaaaatgCTCAATAAGTTAGAGTAACTAGCCTGCATCCCCGAGTACAAGTATCCCCGAGAATCATAATCGTCGCAGTAGCCGTCCCAGTTTCGCCACCAGACCAACACTCCCCCAAATTCGGGCACTTAGCCTCCTCGCAAACCGTATGCAACTTCAATTCCCTCAGCTTCTTCTTAATATGCGTATACTTCTCGCCTCCGGGGATAGATTCCTTCATCCATTTCGGCTTCGGCAGCGGCTTCTTCTTCGTCCCGACATCCACCGAGTACTCCTCGTCGGAATTGAGCTTGATGAAGTCGGTCAGCGTCGGCGATTCCGCGGCGAGCCGGTGGCGGAGAGATTCTAGGGTTTGGTGCTGCGATTTGGATGATTCAATTGAAGGAGACGAGGAGAACGAGTGAGATGATGTGAATgtagagagatagagagatggTAAATTAGGTTTTGATTTCAGGGTTCGTGCTAGTAAGCTGATCCGAGATTGCATTTTTGTGATGGTTAGGTTTACTAATTAGATGGATAGATACataggggggagagagagagattctgCAAATTTTGTATGGTGGTTGGTTGAAGACTTGAAGGTGGGTTTGGGTGAGGATGGCGATAATTTGGGTCGGGGTAGATTTAATGGATCATATTAATTCTgggttttatttattttttagacCGGTATGAAGATTGGGCTTTATGTGTCTTGGGCATGTGGCGATTCTTTTTTTTGAAGGTTTAGTTTTCTTTTATTCAcatccgtcaaaaaaaaaaaaaaaaagttttcttTTATTCACACGTGATGATCAGTGATACGAGATTATTCTCgagcattttttattttttttgacagaccCCTTCGTGTTATCGAGTACTCTGTACTTTATATATACTCATTTCgtccaaatatatcaattgagttattgattttcaaattgactcaaatgacacattcattagaaaaatttgcatcaaaaatatcactctatcgttagttgaaattttgaaagtattatatattgagtttcgtacattttttatgaatgatattacatccaaatgaaaaattacgagttctactattttcgctaatatttttagatttttaaaactttatcagctatttatttttaattttttgattgttttatttgatttaaataaaaataaataggagataaatttttaaaaatctaaaaatattatcaaaaatactagaactcagaattatttatttagatgtaataccatttataaaaaatgtgcgaaactcaatatataatattttcaaaatttcgactaacgatagagtgatatttttgatacaaatttttgtaATGAGTATCTCATTGAGTCAATTTGAGAATCAGTGATTCAATTggtacatttggacgaaacaagtgacctacttgatatttatctcattttgcaTATTTAGACTAATATAGACTAAGCTGTGACTCAGGCTACTCAGCAACCTTATTGTATGGTAACGTATGTTTGGAAATActtttaaaattgtttaaatttatgTGTTTTATCGCTTAAAATCTGTTTTTCTCTTTTGACACATGTTTAAGTTTGAGTTTATTTGTATGGTTACCAGAATTATACATGGTTCTTCTATCTCTTATTAAAGGGCCTCTCGTGCCTTATTATTAGAAAAATGGGAGTGTCGCtcaattattatcttattccgtttgattattattttattcttttaaagaTTGGGGGTTGAACTAAGCCGCGTGACGATTCTTGCAAAAAATAAGTaggaattttaattattaagatAATTTTGATTGAGAGTCCTTTGTACTCAAATCTAAACACTGAAAGGGCACATTTTCAGCGCACTGATAGACGTTCAAAAATAGcgtgaataaaattaaatatttatgaaaaaaatttcattatgtTATGAAATGACTTCTCCACATCTGAACTATAGAttttttgcacttgattatcaGTATTCGTCTTTACCCAGAAATTATCAATATTCAGTGTCCAAGAAGGTTTCGAAGGAACTACAGTGTCTTCTCAATTTTTGAGTCTTGACAGTCCATCTCACCTTGTCTCTGAGAACAGAGCTCCCATCCACTACCGTACATGATCTGCTGGGACTTCAGACAGTCTCCGATGTGAGTCCAACTGTTGTATTAGAAGGTGTGTCCAAAATCCTTGTTAAAATGCAGCATTGAAGTGAAAGCAAAAGTATGGCCGGCCTATCTTGGTAGATTTAGCAAATTATAACAGTTGTTTGGCGTTTATGGGGTCCGTTCaattaatttaagaaaaaataatttaattcatgaaatttGAGGATATTAATTcggattttgaaaaatatagcagagagtatttaattgagattttaaaatataatcctAGAGTatttaattgagaaaaatatacTACAAATTATGGTCATATTcgatcagatttaaattatattctaaaatccgatgatattcaattggaattattttaaaattcattaaaatatgataatattcgAATCCTGAtagttttttttgaatttataacataatggattttataaaattatccggtgtttttttaagtattttgaAATTCCACCAAAGATTTTAAAGTATGGTGCTTAAATCTGATGTcgtgtttttatttttctaattttttatttataacaaattttttaataatgtctaataaaataatctaaaattttatataataaaataatataacttaattaataacataataatattgCACATGATAAATTGATGACTCATATGTTGACCAATATCATCATAACCCGATTCTTCATTCAACCTAGTAGCGCTTCACGAATTAAACCATCCTTCTCAGATGACTTGCATCATCTTTACAGGCATCGGTGATTAATATTTGTGTATATACTTTCATTGCAACACAAAATTCAACTTTAgataagaagaaagaaaaacaatacAGTAACCAACATTGATAAGGAGAATATTGTTTTCCAGTCCCATCAGTATTAGGAAGATTTTAAGGATAAAGCTTAATCATAAAGTGAGTATAAAAAGCTAACGACTGGTGGACCAAAAACCAAACATGGTTGAAAATTATAGGACGAAGACGTATGGGATTTGTTTGATTTGGATAGCTTGATGGTATTAAAAATTATCCTTCCTAATCACAGGGCAATTCTTAATTGCTGAGAGGAGCTAGTAATAACATTATTAAAATTGCCAACGTTATTATAACTATCGCTGTTAGTGGTAAGTGGGTAATGACAACGTTTAAATCAATCAATTTTGTACTTGGTCTTTTTGTAGGGTTCACTCAAGAATTGAAAATCATATGATCCGATTTCCTTTTCAATAACAACGGCTAGATGTTGGTAGAGTTTATTTGCACTTCTACAAAGctgcaaaaataattataagccAGCGCATAGTTTTTACATCAAAAGGTTAATGTACACATAATCACGCTTTCTAATCCAACTCCATTCTAATCTAACTccattattgtttttttttctgacacttgcttaaaatatatatcaatataatttatagatttttcttttcataATTATATAACTTGTTGCATACTTATATTTAAATAcactatcattttttttataaaaaaatatactatcaTTTAAAATGCTAATAAAACCAACTCCACAAGTTAACTGGTTGTTAACAACAAGTGACAGGTATCATACTCATACATACCAAGTTCAAAAGACGCTTAGAAAAAATCGGATTTAAGAGGTTAGGAGTGGGGCAGGGTCCATAACCTTGAAATCCCAGAAtcgttaaaaaatttaatttattgaaattcaaataagatataatataatagagCAAAAGGATAGAAGTGatcataaaaatttgaaaaccggattatccaaatttttgaTTCAGTATGTAGTTAAACAAATTCAGAAATCTAGATATTTTACGCCAAAAACCAAATCGAATATCTAAtcaagatatttttataaataagattCAGATGAttactttttataaaatttggatAGCCGAATTTGAccctttttttatttctttcaacaaatatttttctttatgtaactaataaacttattaaaaaagaaagagcgcaatatataatttattaaataaattagtaagtaatttttttatataattatatttcttaatccGATACAAACCGGAACCATAATGAAAATAGGTTTTTGATGAAAAACTGAATATTCTGGATATATGATTTTGTTCTTCACCCCTGTCATGGGGTACtcataatatcaataatttcattaatatatatatatatatcttctaaTTATTAGACTTATTACTAGTTCACTTGCTTTAGTAATATGTTAATCTCAGTATTTAAAAGATTACAGATacatctgtcaaaaaaaataaaaaattacagatACAATTCGAATTTATACGTGAGGCGGTGCCCTGTTCAAATGTACTCGTGCAGTATAACAGTAGTAGTATATTATCTGCAAGTAGTGAATCACATTGCAACAAAAAGTTAAAACGGATGGTGCTTATTAAACACAAGGATGCTCAGTTTGTACACACCTTTCACACATGCATCCTACGCCAGCGTGGGCACACCATCTTCACCTCCTCTTtttcacacaaaatcaaaaaaaaaattattaacataatttATCAGCTGTACGCAACTTTCCTTCTCCATCTTCTCCCACTTTCCGTTTTCGTCAAACTCCTCCCAGATTTACACTCACCAagtgattaattatataattatcacTCTTTTTTACTTGATAGCCGTTAATTACTCTTTTTAACTCTCGTTTTACTACACAGTTCACACTGCATCTGTAACCAACTCTCTGCTAATCACAACTTAATTATGTATTGTTCTCTTTAATTACTTCGAGTTTGTTCTGTTATATTGTTGATTATGCTGTGTGTTTGATTATTTATGGTTGTTTTTAGTTAATTATGGTTGTTATTAGTTGATTATGATAATGTGTTGTTTGGATTAAGAGATCAGTTAATGATCACTGATTGTTTGTGCGTGTGTGTTTTGGTGTTGTTTTCAGATTAGAGAGTGGTGCATTGTTGTTATATGTGTTGGTTATGCGGCTCGAGTTTTCGAGGAATAAGTAGATTTGTGATCGATGGATGGGAGGTTAAGTGGATTGAGTGACTTGAATTGGCAGATCTGTGGTCAGCTATGTGTTTGGTTGGTTCTGATCTTTGCGGCTCGGTTATCGGATGCTTATACTAATCCTGGTGATGGTAAGTGTATACCGCCATGATAAAgtgatattgttattatttttgtacaaGGGACAATTGTAGCGAATATGAAGTGATGTAATGTAGCAAATTCAGTTACCGTATGGTCCTTGACTGCAATTCGTGAAGAGAGCTTATGATGGCAGTAATATTTAGGGTTTGAATTTCAGCCTAGTTGGGAAATTTCTAGTTGTTAGTTTAGGGATGAAAGTTATTGTGGTTTTTAGCAGTGAACTAATTGCAGTGAATGATATCATCTGGAATGATATTACGTACGAAACTGCATATAGTGGGTTGGTCTTTTCCTATGGACATTGTATGTGGGATATTTGAGGATTTGTTCGATaactgtttttgatatgttgttCAGTTTGTCCGTGCAAGTAGAGTAGAGAAAATGTGCGTCTTTCGGTGACATGTTAACTAGTTTTGTATGTTGATTAACATGTAGTTATTGTAGtctctcttttctttcttttgcatTACTAATATGATATGTTCCCAGATGCTTAGTAGTTAGTACACTAGCCTACTTACCTGGCcatgttttattatttgtttggtTGCTTTTTTATGCTTTTTACTTTGTTAGGAGATTTTCTTCAGTTGttaaattatttcatataattaGAGAGTGTACTTGTGTTTAGTGCGGCGGGTACTTTTTTATGTGAACGTAGTGTAAGTAGTGGAAGGCTATTAATATATAGCCAGGAAGTATTTCAAGGAACAGATGTCAATTCGCGGAATCATATCTCAATCCTCATCTTCTCTGTATCTCTCTTATCTAGAGTCCTCTTGTCGTTATCATGGCAAAATTTTGAGTTGTTTTTATGCTGGAACAGTTGCTGCTATCAACAGTTTATATGTTGCTCTGGGATCACCTCTTCTTCCTGGTTGGGTTGGTGTTGGCGGGGATCCATGTGCTGACAGTTGGCAAGGCGTTCAATGTATTGATTCAAACATAAGTGCAATGTAAATCTCTTGCTCTACAAGGGTTATCTTTGGCAGCTCTATTAGTCTGTCATCTTCTAATTGTTTTGCATTATAGAATCTTTAATGCTGCTAATTTGGGAGGAGAATTGGGTGATAGCCTTGGATCATTTGCATCTATCAGATCAATGTATGTCTCTCTTTACCTAGACACCTTTCAATATGCATGTAACCTTCTTTTAGATTCATTGGTAATTGTACTAAAAGTTTGTAGAAACTTCATTCACTGTTCTATTAATAATCAATGAGAGCTTATTTCTCTTTTGAGCATGCTGGTTTATTTTAGTTAACTAGCAAAAGTGTAATATACAAGCATGAGGACCTGCAGATTGATTCTCAGGTTTTACTGTGTGATTTTAGAATGGACGtggaattttgtcacgatcttCTTAATTATAAGATTATCCTATACTCACTTGCCATCTCTGTCCCTCTTCCCATCTATATCTTTCGCTCTTTGCTTGTTAACCCTGATTCTCTAATTTTCCATCTCTCTGCCTGTGATTATCACGCGCTCTTAGTGTCCTTTTTAAGATGTTGATTATATTCTTGGGGAGCTAGtaataaaaaatactttttcTGATGCACAAGCTGAGTTTATTTGTACATTGTTCATGTTAGGCATCTCAACCCAATAAGATTCAAATCTCTTCCAGTTTCAGCTATCACTTTCCCCTATCATGAATGTGTTTTGTAGATTATAATGTAGCAATGCTGCGTATATGTATTTAGTGATCTCAACTGTTTTATTTGCAGAGATTTCAGCGGCAATCAGATTGGTGGCAATATTCCATCCAGTCTTCCAGTTACACTGCAGAACCTGTACGTTCACAAATACTAGAGGACATTTTaaagtttgaaaattttaatatgtcaaaACTATATCTTTAAGTTTATTTTTCAATGCGCTCCATTTTGCTTCTATTGCAACATTCTCCACTGTCTATTTATCAAACTAATATTAGATTTGACCACTATGTGtggaaatctgaaattcttaaaAACATGAAGGATGTTATCCCTTAATAACATCATATTCTTGTGAGATGtgacataaatgtttttttttttttgctggaGTGTTTAAATTGCGAAGTCGCGAGTAAAGGTGAGAACTGCACATACATAATCAGAACATCATGAAGACATTGCAAAATGATGAATTCTTGATAACTAGTCTTGTTCATTAaactataaataagaaaaatattatgaatagaATGCAAGAGGAAAAAACGACATTGGATGTTATATTAAAAGCATATTCATTAGTTCTGCAGAATCATTAGTAAAATCCTTAGCTAGAATTTATAGTTATTATGTTCATATATGCATGCAGAATGAATGATAGTCTTTACCTTTGGCAGTTTTCTTTCAGCTAACAAGTTCACCGGAAGTATTCCTAGTTCTTTGTCATCCTTAAGTCAGCTTTCAGCCATGTAAGTTTTCGTGGTCCTAGTATTATTGATGTTTATGAGCATTTCCAGTGCCTAATAGATAATTTTTCTAAGCCATATCCTGTGTGTATTTCAGGTCTCTAGACAATAACCAGT of the Daucus carota subsp. sativus chromosome 4, DH1 v3.0, whole genome shotgun sequence genome contains:
- the LOC108219334 gene encoding lipoyl synthase 2, mitochondrial gives rise to the protein MQSRISLLARTLKSKPNLPSLYLSTFTSSHSFSSSPSIESSKSQHQTLESLRHRLAAESPTLTDFIKLNSDEEYSVDVGTKKKPLPKPKWMKESIPGGEKYTHIKKKLRELKLHTVCEEAKCPNLGECWSGGETGTATATIMILGDTCTRGCRFCNVKTSRTPPPPDPNEPSNVAEAIASWGLDYVVITSVDRDDLPDQGSGHFAETVQKLKALKPNMLIEALVPDFRGDPICVEKVAKSGLEVLAHNIETVEELQSAVRDHRANFKQSIDVLMKAKEYAPAGTLTKTSVMLGCGETPEQVVRTMGKVREAGVDVITFGQYMRPSKRHMPVSEYITPEAFEKYRILGMEMGFRYVASGPMVRSSYKAGEYYIKSMIEADRAASSSSS